The Miltoncostaea oceani genome includes a region encoding these proteins:
- a CDS encoding helix-turn-helix transcriptional regulator, whose translation MDAADRPSGGRLLREWRRRRNLSQLELASGAAVSARHLSFIETGRARPSREMVLHLADRLDVPLRERNRLLLAAGHAPLFGEHGLDDAEMAAVRDALDRFLAAHDPYPALVVDRHWDLVRANGALGLLTAGADPALLAPPANALRVALHPDGMAPRIVNLAEWSGHLLHRLRRQHAVTGDTRLRDLHDELATYPGVDAGDDRGAGTADPAAILLPLRLRHPDGELSLLSTVTVFGTALDVTLSELTVEAFYPADDATARILRDHSTRR comes from the coding sequence ATCGACGCCGCCGACCGCCCCTCCGGGGGCCGCCTCCTCCGCGAATGGCGGCGGCGGCGCAACCTCAGCCAGCTCGAACTCGCCTCCGGGGCGGCCGTGTCCGCCCGCCACCTCAGCTTCATCGAGACCGGCCGCGCCCGCCCCAGCCGCGAGATGGTCCTCCACCTCGCCGACCGCCTCGACGTCCCCCTCCGCGAACGCAACCGGCTGCTGCTCGCCGCCGGCCACGCACCCCTCTTCGGCGAACACGGACTCGACGACGCCGAGATGGCCGCCGTCCGCGACGCCCTCGACCGCTTCCTCGCCGCCCACGACCCCTACCCCGCCCTCGTCGTCGACCGGCACTGGGACCTCGTCCGCGCCAACGGCGCCCTCGGGCTGCTCACCGCCGGCGCCGACCCCGCGCTCCTCGCGCCCCCCGCCAACGCCCTCCGCGTCGCGCTGCACCCCGACGGCATGGCGCCGCGGATCGTGAACCTCGCGGAGTGGAGCGGGCACCTCCTCCACCGCCTCCGCCGCCAGCACGCCGTCACCGGCGACACCCGCCTCCGGGACCTCCACGACGAGCTCGCCACCTACCCGGGCGTCGACGCCGGCGACGACCGCGGGGCGGGCACCGCCGACCCGGCGGCGATCCTCCTGCCCCTCCGGCTCCGCCACCCCGACGGCGAGCTGTCGCTGCTCAGCACCGTCACCGTCTTCGGGACGGCCCTCGACGTCACCCTCTCCGAGCTCACTGTCGAGGCGTTCTACCCCGCCGACGACGCGACCGCCCGGATCCTGCGGGACCACTCCACCCGGCGCTGA
- a CDS encoding nuclear transport factor 2 family protein, with translation MTDITETVDAYLAMWNEPDRDRRAGHIARAWTADARYADPLLEADGHDALSVMVDGVHERFPGHRFRRASGIDRHHDVARFGWELVAPDGTVAVAGIDVADLDTTGRLRRVAGFFGELPTEATA, from the coding sequence ATGACCGACATCACGGAGACGGTGGACGCGTACCTGGCGATGTGGAACGAGCCGGACCGGGACCGCCGCGCGGGGCACATCGCCCGCGCCTGGACCGCGGACGCGCGGTACGCCGATCCCCTGTTGGAGGCGGACGGCCACGATGCCCTGAGCGTGATGGTGGACGGGGTGCACGAGCGGTTCCCGGGGCACCGGTTCCGCCGTGCGAGCGGGATCGACCGGCACCACGACGTCGCCCGGTTCGGCTGGGAGCTCGTCGCCCCCGACGGGACCGTCGCCGTCGCGGGCATCGACGTCGCCGACCTCGACACCACCGGCCGCCTCCGCCGCGTCGCCGGCTTCTTCGGCGAACTCCCGACGGAGGCCACCGCCTGA
- a CDS encoding FAD-dependent oxidoreductase, whose translation MMKIVIVGGGMVGMTLAHLLRRRGVEPTVLERMPAGHYVPRGYMLGFQGYEPLEEVGVYDDVKAAGRPIAPRPDQPPVAVAVRFGALIEALQRDLPIVNEHTVTELVRDGEGDRIIGVVAEGPDGPVEFESDLVVACDGMRSPTREKAGLVAKFDALPEAELGFMSTSVADTSFAMSYMSDGGHIGMLSWNEGSGGWRSARKVGRDAALAPGLDAIKEMWARLLPASASALEGVTSLDQIRYSEPELLACPEWWTPGCVIIGDSAHFFGPETGISSGIGLGDAHALAQAVMMNPDDADAACRSYETWRAPAVRPYEANDPGRQRIMVADQVQGRPDEVWPPPD comes from the coding sequence ATGATGAAGATCGTGATCGTGGGCGGCGGCATGGTCGGCATGACCCTCGCCCACCTCCTGCGGCGGCGCGGCGTCGAGCCCACGGTGCTCGAGCGGATGCCTGCCGGGCACTACGTCCCCCGTGGCTACATGCTGGGCTTCCAGGGCTACGAGCCCCTGGAGGAGGTCGGCGTGTACGACGACGTGAAGGCCGCCGGCCGGCCGATCGCGCCGCGCCCCGACCAGCCCCCCGTCGCCGTCGCGGTCCGCTTCGGCGCCCTCATCGAGGCGCTGCAGCGGGACCTCCCGATCGTGAACGAGCACACCGTCACCGAGCTGGTGCGCGACGGCGAGGGGGACCGCATCATCGGCGTCGTCGCGGAGGGCCCCGACGGCCCCGTCGAGTTCGAGTCCGACCTCGTCGTCGCGTGCGACGGCATGCGGTCCCCCACCCGGGAGAAGGCGGGCCTCGTCGCGAAGTTCGACGCGTTGCCGGAGGCCGAGCTCGGGTTCATGAGCACCTCCGTCGCCGACACGTCGTTCGCGATGTCGTACATGTCCGACGGCGGCCACATCGGGATGCTGTCGTGGAACGAGGGCTCCGGCGGCTGGCGGAGCGCCCGCAAGGTCGGCCGCGACGCCGCCCTCGCCCCCGGCCTCGACGCCATCAAGGAGATGTGGGCGCGCCTCCTGCCCGCGTCGGCGTCCGCCCTCGAGGGCGTCACGTCGCTCGACCAGATCCGCTACTCCGAGCCGGAGCTCCTCGCCTGCCCCGAGTGGTGGACGCCGGGCTGCGTGATCATCGGCGACTCCGCGCACTTCTTCGGGCCGGAGACGGGCATCAGCTCCGGCATCGGCCTCGGCGACGCCCACGCCCTCGCGCAGGCCGTGATGATGAACCCCGACGACGCCGACGCCGCGTGCCGCAGCTACGAGACGTGGCGCGCCCCCGCCGTCCGCCCCTACGAGGCGAACGACCCCGGCCGTCAGCGCATCATGGTCGCCGACCAGGTCCAGGGACGCCCCGACGAGGTGTGGCCCCCGCCCGACTGA
- a CDS encoding citrate synthase family protein produces MAVTTSSPDLSAAEAAAFLGVSKATLYAYVSRGMVASAPGPGPSRARRYPRAALEEFASRRERTRDRGLAAHGALHWGLPVLDSELTLIRDGRCHYRGREVVGLSRREPFERVAALLWTGDPAAADDLFAGVAPSGGAPGGPAPTALAAHLAAAAADSVVSPSSGAAALLRGAVRVTAGVFAAAGAVGDGPLASRLAHGWGVPEAVDDIDAALVLCADHELNVSSFTARCVASADASLEDVVLAALCALRGRRHGGLTARVESMAADADRDGAVAAAARWRGGDGALPGFGHPLYPDGDPRGAELLRRAGLPPDDPVTVLVGIARDQLGEEPTLDLGLAALARARRMPPGAAFHLFALGRCAGWVAHALETVGDDRLIRPRSRYTGPPPDA; encoded by the coding sequence ATGGCCGTCACGACCTCCTCCCCCGACCTGTCCGCCGCCGAGGCCGCCGCGTTCCTCGGCGTGTCGAAGGCGACCCTCTACGCCTACGTGAGCCGCGGGATGGTCGCGTCGGCGCCGGGTCCGGGCCCGAGCCGCGCGCGGAGGTACCCGCGCGCCGCCCTCGAGGAGTTCGCGTCCCGCCGCGAACGCACCCGCGACCGGGGGCTCGCCGCTCACGGGGCCCTGCACTGGGGGCTGCCGGTGCTCGACTCGGAGCTGACCCTGATCCGCGACGGCCGCTGCCACTACCGCGGCCGGGAGGTCGTCGGCCTGTCGCGCCGCGAGCCCTTCGAGCGCGTCGCGGCCCTCCTGTGGACCGGGGACCCGGCGGCGGCGGACGACCTGTTCGCGGGCGTCGCGCCCTCGGGGGGTGCGCCCGGCGGGCCCGCGCCGACGGCGCTCGCCGCCCACCTCGCCGCCGCCGCGGCTGACTCGGTCGTGAGCCCGTCGTCGGGTGCCGCGGCCCTGCTGCGCGGCGCGGTGCGCGTCACGGCCGGGGTGTTCGCAGCCGCCGGGGCGGTGGGGGACGGGCCGCTCGCGTCCCGGCTCGCGCACGGGTGGGGCGTCCCGGAGGCCGTGGACGACATCGACGCCGCCCTGGTGCTGTGCGCCGACCACGAGCTGAACGTCTCGTCGTTCACCGCCCGGTGCGTCGCCTCGGCGGACGCGTCGCTGGAGGACGTGGTGCTCGCCGCCCTCTGCGCGTTGCGCGGCCGCCGGCACGGCGGCCTCACCGCGCGCGTCGAGTCGATGGCCGCCGACGCCGACCGCGACGGCGCCGTCGCCGCGGCGGCCCGCTGGCGCGGGGGCGACGGGGCCCTGCCGGGGTTCGGGCACCCGCTCTACCCGGACGGCGACCCCCGGGGCGCGGAGCTCCTGCGGCGCGCCGGGCTGCCGCCGGACGACCCCGTCACCGTCCTCGTCGGGATCGCCCGCGACCAGCTCGGCGAGGAGCCCACCCTCGACCTGGGGCTCGCCGCCCTCGCCCGCGCCCGGCGCATGCCGCCGGGGGCGGCCTTCCACCTCTTCGCGCTCGGCCGGTGCGCCGGGTGGGTGGCCCACGCCCTCGAGACCGTCGGCGACGACCGGCTCATCCGCCCGCGGTCGCGTTACACGGGGCCGCCACCCGACGCGTGA
- a CDS encoding choice-of-anchor L domain-containing protein, which produces MPMSPARSAALALAGSACLIVPSLGVAAPPTVQVTDAGPAVPGLSTPDEIARELLSPGVVLAAPATVNGTADPAGFAAALPSFRTFADGDEDIGIPRGLVIGANARAGSFATAQYQAAIAADRDDDELFDVIDAAGLCTGGASACVNNATSIELSVVPRERYLKFEYALAATESGYWDGASWQGAAFYYSDGFALLVGGRHVVDNCAVVPRTSTYVTMPTAGVVPEMAPADDRALAQANLDARIADTADPPVTPNGFAYSTQNPDWVVRFMTVPLTCVVDVNADFLAGTPTDIKIVVADANDSQVPPALFLRGGSIRFSDDGTPSPVIDPPPPDPPAPAAPPSETAVPGAAPAAPVRTAPAVRDPAVTPLAAPTTRRSRAGHAGDVVMSHRIRFDRPGRYTFIYVAERTGRRVTQLPGSRIGRRVLTDRYSAPVLRNARPGRRLVMAARFDPARVPAGGVSLRVVHRAPDGTLSSAVIDREGHLG; this is translated from the coding sequence ATGCCCATGTCCCCGGCGCGGTCGGCAGCGCTCGCGCTCGCCGGCTCCGCCTGCCTCATCGTGCCCTCCCTCGGCGTCGCGGCACCCCCCACCGTGCAGGTGACGGACGCCGGCCCCGCCGTGCCCGGCCTCTCGACCCCGGACGAGATCGCGCGCGAGCTCCTGTCGCCCGGCGTGGTGCTCGCCGCCCCCGCCACCGTCAACGGGACGGCCGACCCGGCGGGCTTCGCGGCCGCGCTCCCCTCGTTCCGCACGTTCGCCGACGGGGACGAGGACATCGGGATCCCCCGCGGCCTCGTGATCGGCGCCAACGCACGGGCCGGGTCCTTCGCGACGGCCCAGTACCAGGCGGCGATCGCCGCCGACCGCGACGACGACGAGCTCTTCGACGTGATCGACGCGGCCGGCCTCTGCACGGGCGGCGCGAGCGCGTGCGTCAACAACGCGACGAGCATCGAGCTGTCGGTCGTGCCGCGGGAGCGCTACCTCAAGTTCGAGTACGCCCTCGCCGCGACCGAGTCGGGTTACTGGGACGGCGCGTCGTGGCAGGGCGCCGCCTTCTACTACTCCGACGGGTTCGCCCTGCTCGTCGGCGGCCGGCACGTCGTGGACAACTGCGCGGTCGTCCCGCGCACCTCGACGTACGTGACCATGCCGACGGCCGGCGTCGTGCCGGAGATGGCACCCGCCGACGACCGGGCGCTCGCGCAGGCGAACCTCGACGCGCGGATCGCCGACACGGCGGACCCGCCGGTCACGCCGAACGGCTTCGCCTACTCGACCCAGAACCCGGACTGGGTCGTGAGGTTCATGACGGTTCCGCTCACCTGCGTGGTGGACGTGAACGCCGACTTCCTCGCGGGCACCCCGACCGACATCAAGATCGTCGTCGCCGACGCGAACGACAGCCAGGTCCCCCCGGCCCTCTTCCTGCGCGGCGGATCGATCCGGTTCTCCGACGACGGGACGCCGTCCCCCGTCATCGACCCCCCGCCCCCGGACCCGCCGGCCCCGGCCGCGCCGCCGTCCGAGACCGCCGTCCCCGGTGCGGCGCCCGCGGCACCCGTCCGGACGGCGCCCGCGGTGCGCGACCCGGCCGTCACGCCCCTCGCCGCACCGACCACGCGACGGTCGCGCGCCGGACACGCGGGGGACGTCGTCATGTCCCATCGCATCCGGTTCGACCGCCCCGGCCGGTACACGTTCATCTACGTCGCCGAGCGCACCGGCCGGCGCGTGACGCAGCTGCCGGGGAGCCGGATCGGCCGCCGCGTGCTGACGGACCGCTACAGCGCCCCCGTGCTGCGCAACGCCCGGCCGGGACGGCGCCTCGTCATGGCCGCCCGGTTCGACCCGGCGCGGGTGCCGGCGGGCGGCGTGTCGCTGCGCGTCGTGCACCGCGCCCCCGACGGGACCCTGTCGTCGGCCGTGATCGACCGGGAGGGCCACCTGGGCTGA
- a CDS encoding RNA-binding S4 domain-containing protein: MAEGRIRIDKWLWAARFFKTRSLASEAVAGGRVHIEGQRVKPARDVRLGEQVQITVGDVTTTVVVEALSDRRGPASQAVLLYRETGESRERRERERELRRLAPPPGADMRGRPGKRDRRRLEAQRAGMRRGSVPPAPPDGPPEEG, from the coding sequence ATGGCCGAGGGCAGGATCCGGATCGACAAGTGGCTGTGGGCGGCGCGCTTCTTCAAGACGCGCTCGCTCGCCAGCGAGGCCGTGGCCGGCGGGCGCGTCCACATCGAGGGGCAGCGCGTGAAGCCCGCCCGCGACGTCCGCCTCGGCGAGCAGGTGCAGATCACGGTGGGGGACGTCACCACGACCGTCGTCGTCGAGGCCCTCAGCGACCGCCGGGGCCCGGCGTCGCAGGCCGTCCTGCTCTACCGCGAGACGGGGGAGAGCCGGGAGCGCCGCGAGCGCGAGCGGGAGCTGCGGCGCCTCGCGCCGCCGCCGGGGGCCGACATGCGCGGCCGGCCGGGCAAGCGCGACCGGCGCCGCCTGGAGGCGCAGCGGGCGGGCATGCGGCGCGGCAGCGTCCCGCCGGCACCCCCGGACGGACCCCCCGAGGAGGGTTAG
- the rplM gene encoding 50S ribosomal protein L13, translating to MSTLSAKPGTVERRWYVVDAEGQNLGRLAAIIAETLSGKRSPWFTRHCDTGDFVIVVNAGKVTVTGNKLRDKRYWRHSGYPGGIRSRTLGEQLERRPEEVLRKAVRGMLPKNSVGRAQLMKLKIYAGSDHPHAAQQPEPLRLTRVAEVPA from the coding sequence GTGAGCACACTCAGCGCAAAGCCCGGGACCGTCGAGCGACGGTGGTACGTCGTCGACGCCGAGGGCCAGAACCTCGGGCGGCTCGCCGCGATCATCGCCGAGACGCTGTCCGGCAAGCGCTCCCCCTGGTTCACCCGGCACTGCGACACCGGCGACTTCGTGATCGTCGTGAACGCGGGCAAGGTGACGGTCACGGGCAACAAGCTCCGCGACAAGCGGTACTGGCGCCACTCGGGCTACCCGGGCGGCATCCGCAGCCGCACGCTCGGCGAGCAGCTCGAGCGCCGGCCGGAGGAGGTCCTCCGCAAGGCGGTCCGGGGCATGCTCCCCAAGAACAGCGTGGGCCGCGCCCAGCTGATGAAGCTCAAGATCTACGCCGGGTCCGACCACCCGCACGCCGCCCAGCAGCCTGAGCCCCTGCGCCTCACCCGAGTCGCGGAGGTCCCCGCGTGA
- the rpsI gene encoding 30S ribosomal protein S9 gives MSTDVSTSSYRATGKRKNAVARVILKPGDGTITCNGRPVDEFFGRAVLVTQARAPFATTGTEGRFDVVALLHGGGVSGQAGALRHGIAKALTVADENLRPDLKKEGFLTRDARIKERKKAGLKGARKRPQFSKR, from the coding sequence GTGAGCACCGACGTCTCCACCTCGAGCTACCGCGCGACCGGCAAGCGCAAGAACGCCGTCGCCCGCGTCATCCTGAAGCCCGGCGACGGCACGATCACGTGCAACGGCCGCCCGGTGGACGAGTTCTTCGGCCGCGCCGTCCTGGTCACCCAGGCCCGCGCGCCGTTCGCGACGACCGGCACCGAGGGTCGCTTCGACGTGGTCGCCCTGCTCCACGGCGGCGGCGTCTCCGGCCAGGCCGGCGCCCTGCGGCACGGCATCGCGAAGGCCCTGACGGTCGCCGACGAGAACCTGCGCCCCGACCTGAAGAAGGAGGGCTTCCTCACGCGGGACGCCCGCATCAAGGAGCGCAAGAAGGCCGGTCTCAAGGGCGCACGCAAGCGCCCGCAGTTCTCGAAGAGGTAG
- the glmM gene encoding phosphoglucosamine mutase, protein MFGTDGVRGVANRGLTPELAMALGRALGGRLERGARVMIGRDTRRSGPMLEGALAAGLVSAGADAVLLGVLPTPAVAELTAAGGAAAGAVISASHNPFADNGIKLFGPDGFKLADAEEAAVEAALEEDGERPVGGDLGTVAHDPDGRDRYIATIHERCPVDLSGLHLVVDCAHGATVVTAPEVLEARGARVTAIGVAPDGVNINEGCGSTHLDLVAATVREVGADMGLAFDGDGDRVLAVDRTGATVDGDQILAICALDLRRRGLLAGDAVVTTTMTNLGFRRAMAGAGIEVRWTDVGDRYVLAEMKRGGFVLGGEQSGHLIDLSHGPSGDGLAAALHLLSALVATGEDLGPAAAIVQRLPQKLVNIVVERKSDLPQADGTWAAVRECEAALGEDGRVVVRASGTESLVRVMVEAPTVEECESWCTRIADVVRSELGGAIP, encoded by the coding sequence CTGTTCGGAACGGACGGCGTCCGTGGCGTGGCGAACCGTGGGCTGACCCCGGAGCTCGCCATGGCGCTCGGCCGCGCCCTCGGCGGGCGCCTCGAGCGCGGCGCGCGGGTGATGATCGGGCGCGACACCCGCCGCAGCGGCCCCATGCTGGAGGGGGCGCTCGCGGCGGGGCTCGTCAGCGCCGGCGCCGACGCCGTGCTGCTCGGCGTGCTCCCGACCCCCGCGGTCGCGGAGCTCACCGCCGCGGGCGGGGCGGCGGCGGGCGCCGTCATCAGCGCCTCCCACAACCCCTTCGCGGACAACGGCATCAAGCTGTTCGGGCCGGACGGCTTCAAGCTGGCGGACGCGGAGGAGGCCGCCGTCGAGGCCGCCCTCGAGGAGGACGGCGAGCGCCCCGTCGGCGGTGACCTCGGGACGGTCGCGCACGACCCCGACGGCCGCGACCGCTACATCGCCACGATCCACGAGCGCTGCCCCGTCGACCTCTCCGGCCTGCACCTCGTCGTCGACTGCGCCCACGGCGCGACGGTCGTGACGGCGCCCGAGGTGCTCGAGGCGCGCGGCGCCCGGGTCACGGCGATCGGGGTCGCCCCCGACGGCGTCAACATCAACGAGGGCTGCGGCTCCACGCACCTCGACCTCGTCGCCGCCACCGTCCGCGAGGTCGGCGCCGACATGGGCCTCGCGTTCGACGGAGACGGCGACCGCGTGCTCGCGGTGGACCGCACGGGCGCGACCGTCGACGGCGACCAGATCCTCGCGATCTGCGCGCTCGACCTGCGGCGGCGGGGCCTGCTCGCCGGCGACGCGGTCGTCACCACGACCATGACGAACCTCGGCTTCCGCCGGGCGATGGCCGGGGCAGGCATCGAGGTGCGGTGGACCGACGTCGGCGACCGCTACGTCCTCGCCGAGATGAAGCGGGGCGGGTTCGTGCTCGGCGGCGAGCAGAGCGGCCACCTCATCGACCTCTCCCACGGACCCTCCGGCGACGGCCTCGCCGCCGCCCTGCACCTGCTGTCGGCCCTCGTCGCGACCGGCGAGGACCTCGGACCGGCGGCCGCCATCGTGCAGCGCCTGCCCCAGAAGCTCGTCAACATCGTCGTGGAGCGAAAGTCCGACCTCCCACAGGCCGATGGGACGTGGGCGGCCGTGCGCGAATGCGAGGCGGCGCTCGGCGAGGACGGCCGCGTGGTCGTCCGTGCGTCGGGCACCGAGTCCCTCGTGCGGGTCATGGTGGAGGCGCCCACCGTCGAGGAGTGCGAGTCGTGGTGCACGCGGATCGCCGATGTCGTCCGGTCGGAGCTGGGCGGGGCGATACCCTGA
- the glmS gene encoding glutamine--fructose-6-phosphate transaminase (isomerizing): MCGIIGYVGGRPCRELILTGLERLEYRGYDSAGFALLDASDGVVEAVRAVGNLSALREAAGLNGGSAATAGLGHTRWATHGRVTTDNAHPHTSADGTVLVVMNGIIENYLELRSELMEQGVVFSSDTDTEVIPHLIHREYAGDLATAVRAVLPRLGGHFAFVAAHVDEPERLVATRRECPLVLGVGDGERFVASAIPAFLRETRDIMLIEDGEVVTIEADEHHVWHGSELLPPRPVERVDWDEDAAEKGGYETFMLKEIHEQPSALWDTIGDRLRPDGSVELLGLGLDDATLARVERIHIVACGTSYHAGLVGRYLIEDWARVPVHVEVASEYRYRTCLAGPGDLIIGITQSGETADTLAAMRVARERGAHVVALTNIMGSQATRDADGVLYTRAGLEIGVAATKTHTAQVMALSLFALKLGRLKWALTAGGALDLADELRRLPDALEAYLASPAPEQVMTVAERYAERPFFLYLGRHVGVPVCFEGALKLKEISYIPTEAYPAGEMKHGPIALLEEGSPVVVVATDGHVFDKVVSNIQEVRARGARVIAVATEGNEEIGRHADDVLWAPRSPALLSAICAVVPLQIFAYGLARARGLNVDQPRNLAKTVTVE, from the coding sequence ATGTGCGGGATCATCGGATACGTCGGGGGCAGGCCCTGTCGTGAGCTCATCCTCACGGGGCTCGAGCGGCTGGAGTACCGCGGGTACGACTCCGCGGGGTTCGCGCTGCTCGACGCGTCGGACGGCGTCGTCGAGGCCGTCCGGGCCGTCGGCAACCTCTCGGCCCTGCGGGAGGCGGCCGGCCTGAACGGCGGCTCCGCCGCGACCGCCGGCCTCGGCCACACGCGGTGGGCCACCCACGGCCGCGTCACCACCGACAACGCCCACCCGCACACGAGCGCCGACGGCACCGTCCTCGTCGTCATGAACGGGATCATCGAGAACTACCTGGAGCTGCGCTCCGAGCTGATGGAGCAGGGCGTCGTGTTCTCCTCGGACACCGACACCGAGGTTATCCCGCACCTGATCCACCGCGAGTACGCGGGCGACCTCGCCACGGCCGTGCGCGCGGTGCTGCCGCGCCTCGGCGGCCACTTCGCCTTCGTCGCCGCCCACGTGGACGAGCCGGAGCGCCTCGTCGCCACCCGCCGCGAGTGCCCGCTGGTGCTCGGCGTCGGCGACGGCGAGCGGTTCGTCGCCTCCGCCATCCCCGCCTTCCTGCGCGAGACCCGCGACATCATGCTGATCGAGGACGGCGAGGTCGTCACGATCGAGGCCGACGAGCACCACGTCTGGCACGGGTCGGAGCTGCTGCCGCCGCGGCCCGTCGAGCGCGTCGACTGGGACGAGGACGCCGCCGAGAAGGGCGGCTACGAGACCTTCATGCTGAAGGAGATCCACGAGCAGCCGTCGGCGCTGTGGGACACCATCGGCGACCGCCTGCGCCCCGACGGCTCCGTGGAGCTGCTCGGCCTCGGCCTCGACGACGCCACCCTCGCGCGGGTCGAGCGCATCCACATCGTGGCGTGCGGCACCTCGTACCACGCGGGCCTCGTCGGCCGGTACCTGATCGAGGACTGGGCACGGGTGCCCGTCCACGTCGAGGTCGCGTCGGAGTACCGCTACCGCACCTGCCTCGCCGGCCCGGGCGACCTGATCATCGGGATCACCCAGAGCGGCGAGACGGCCGACACCCTCGCCGCGATGCGCGTCGCCCGCGAGCGCGGCGCCCACGTCGTGGCCCTCACCAACATCATGGGGTCGCAGGCCACCCGCGACGCCGACGGGGTGCTCTACACCCGCGCCGGCCTCGAGATCGGGGTGGCCGCCACGAAGACCCACACGGCGCAGGTGATGGCGCTGTCCCTGTTCGCCCTCAAGCTCGGCCGCCTCAAGTGGGCGCTCACCGCGGGCGGGGCGCTCGACCTGGCCGACGAGCTCCGCCGCCTGCCCGACGCGCTCGAGGCCTACCTCGCCTCGCCCGCCCCCGAGCAGGTGATGACCGTCGCCGAGCGCTACGCGGAGCGGCCGTTCTTCCTCTACCTCGGCCGCCACGTCGGCGTGCCGGTGTGCTTCGAGGGCGCGCTGAAGCTGAAGGAGATCAGCTACATCCCCACCGAGGCGTATCCGGCGGGGGAGATGAAGCACGGCCCGATCGCGCTGCTCGAGGAGGGCTCGCCGGTCGTCGTCGTCGCGACCGACGGCCACGTCTTCGACAAGGTCGTCTCGAACATCCAGGAGGTCCGCGCCCGCGGGGCCCGCGTCATCGCGGTCGCCACCGAGGGCAACGAGGAGATCGGCCGGCACGCGGACGACGTCCTCTGGGCGCCGCGCAGCCCCGCCCTGCTCTCGGCGATCTGCGCGGTCGTCCCGCTGCAGATCTTCGCGTACGGCCTGGCCCGCGCGCGCGGCCTTAACGTCGACCAGCCGCGCAACCTGGCCAAGACCGTCACCGTCGAGTAG
- a CDS encoding holo-ACP synthase: protein MAVVGVGVDVMEIDRFAETLRRRPRIAERCFTEAEAAYCSRKPFPPQHFAARFAAKEAVGKALGIGMTRWREVEVVRGRGAPTIALHGRYAERARQLGVDRVHVSLTHGRDSAMAFAVAEASGG from the coding sequence ATGGCCGTGGTGGGCGTCGGCGTGGACGTCATGGAGATCGACCGCTTCGCGGAGACCCTGCGCCGCCGCCCGCGCATCGCCGAGCGCTGCTTCACCGAGGCCGAGGCCGCCTACTGCTCCCGCAAGCCCTTCCCGCCCCAGCACTTCGCCGCCCGCTTCGCGGCGAAGGAGGCCGTCGGCAAGGCGCTCGGGATCGGGATGACCCGGTGGCGGGAGGTCGAGGTGGTGCGCGGACGCGGGGCCCCGACGATCGCCCTGCACGGCCGGTACGCCGAGCGCGCCCGCCAGCTCGGGGTCGACCGCGTCCACGTGTCCCTCACCCACGGCCGCGACTCCGCGATGGCCTTCGCGGTGGCGGAGGCCTCCGGGGGCTGA